Sequence from the bacterium genome:
TTCATTAGGTCATCACAATAATTTTGATACTGCGATTCTTGAACACTCCTTAGAATGTTTACGACCTCTATTCGATTTTTTGACATTCGTCCCATCGGTGGCTTTTCAAAAAGTTTCTCTTTTATTGTATTAAAAACAATTCCAAATTGGTCGTCTGTCTTTTCGCCAACCTCATCCTCATTTGCTGCAAAATGATTTAATACTTTTTCCGCATCAACTAACTCGGCTTGTCCGCTAGTTTTGAGGGCATATATTTTGTTCTCTCCTCGAATACCAACACCAACCCCTAATTGAGCCTGACGATTTTTTCTAATAATTCTGGCTCGCATTGGGATTTTTTTTGCAAGTTCAATAGTTTCATCATGTTTCTTTGCTTGTTCATATGCTTCTCGATGAACGGTATCCCAACTCTCTTCCTCGGTTGTTGCCTTTCTGAATTCATCAATAAAAAATGATTCTGGGGTTTCATCTGCTGTGAGAGTGCGCGTATCGTTTCCTACTACAGAATTAAAAATCTGCATTTTTAATGTTGACACCCCCCTGATATTTGTTTCTTCCTCTCCATGTTCGGTGGGAAAATAATTATCAATAAAAAGCTCATTAAACATTTTTTTATCTATTCGATTTATCCGACCTACTCGCTGTATAACTCGTGTTGGATTATAAGGAATATCATAATTAATAACTCGTCCTGCTCTATTTAAATTAACACCTTCACTCAAGGCATCAGTTGCAACAAGAACCCTAAAATCATCAGATTGTTTATCGGCTACGATTCCGGCGTC
This genomic interval carries:
- a CDS encoding C-terminal helicase domain-containing protein gives rise to the protein STLQKFIDSHQKILDWVEKKQLVPISKKAYIPSPDEMPEEDTEEINLEEQAEVSTTDVTNNKKIVFVKLEDLDEKFVPELKHDISVLADIYDKWFGLQSPFLTMPDPKLKQLTLDIQEHLANDPDRKIVIFSMYADTVLYVGEELQKAKISTLVYTGKNSKSDRKIVRENFDAGIVADKQSDDFRVLVATDALSEGVNLNRAGRVINYDIPYNPTRVIQRVGRINRIDKKMFNELFIDNYFPTEHGEEETNIRGVSTLKMQIFNSVVGNDTRTLTADETPESFFIDEFRKATTEEESWDTVHREAYEQAKKHDETIELAKKIPMRARIIRKNRQAQLGVGVGIRGENKIYALKTSGQAELVDAEKVLNHFAANEDEVGEKTDDQFGIVFNTIKEKLFEKPPMGRMSKNRIEVVNILRSVQESQYQNYCDDLMKVVSDLDDLSERQLKEIIKLAKKTDLSEDQLVQSIIEIAPEQQVKVSLDRQNSEAKSSNLLLFTQEHRM